From the Leucobacter denitrificans genome, one window contains:
- the rplE gene encoding 50S ribosomal protein L5, translating to MTETAVAAGKIQPRLKQKYRADIVPALREEFNYANIMQVPGLVKIVVNTGVGEAARDSKVIEGAIADLVKITGQKPKVTLARKSIAQFKLREGQAIGAHVTLRGDRAWEFLDRLITLALPRIRDFRGLSAKQFDGAGNYTFGLTEQSVFHEIDQDKIDRVRGFDITIVTTATNDDEGRALLRALGFPFKADN from the coding sequence ATGACTGAGACTGCTGTAGCTGCTGGCAAAATCCAGCCGCGCCTCAAGCAGAAGTACCGGGCCGACATTGTTCCGGCACTCCGCGAGGAGTTCAACTACGCAAACATCATGCAGGTTCCAGGTCTCGTGAAGATCGTTGTGAACACTGGTGTTGGTGAAGCTGCCCGTGACAGCAAGGTGATCGAGGGCGCAATCGCTGACCTCGTGAAGATCACCGGTCAGAAGCCGAAGGTTACACTCGCACGCAAGTCGATTGCGCAGTTTAAGCTTCGTGAGGGTCAGGCAATCGGCGCACACGTCACACTTCGTGGCGATCGTGCGTGGGAATTCCTTGATCGTCTGATCACACTTGCTCTGCCTCGTATCCGTGACTTCCGCGGACTTTCGGCAAAGCAGTTCGACGGTGCGGGCAACTACACCTTCGGTTTGACCGAGCAGAGTGTGTTCCACGAGATCGATCAGGATAAGATTGATCGCGTGCGTGGATTCGATATCACTATCGTGACCACCGCCACCAACGACGACGAAGGTCGCGCGCTGCTTCGTGCGCTCGGCTTCCCGTTCAAGGCAGATAACTAA
- the rplX gene encoding 50S ribosomal protein L24, whose product MAAKIKKGDLVEVISGPTQERGGYRGKQGRVIEVFTETDRLVVEGVNYVTKHVRVGQSDRGAKEGGLETVEAPIHVSNVALIDPSTKKPTRVGIRVEEIEKDGKKKTVRVRYAKKSGKDL is encoded by the coding sequence ATGGCTGCAAAGATCAAGAAGGGTGACCTTGTAGAGGTCATCTCGGGCCCGACTCAGGAGCGCGGTGGATACCGTGGCAAACAGGGTCGTGTCATCGAGGTTTTCACTGAGACTGACCGTCTGGTCGTCGAAGGCGTTAACTACGTAACCAAGCACGTGCGCGTCGGCCAGTCCGACCGCGGCGCAAAGGAGGGTGGCCTCGAGACTGTTGAGGCTCCAATCCATGTGTCGAATGTCGCACTCATTGATCCGTCGACGAAGAAGCCAACTCGCGTTGGTATCCGCGTCGAGGAGATCGAGAAGGACGGCAAGAAGAAGACCGTCCGCGTGCGCTACGCAAAGAAGTCTGGGAAGGACCTCTAA
- the rplN gene encoding 50S ribosomal protein L14, with the protein MLQQESRLKVADNTGAKELLTIRVLGGSKRRYAGVGDTIVATVKDAIPGGNVKKGDVVKAVVVRTRKSTRRADGSYISFDENAAVILKADGEPRGTRIFGPVGRELRDKKFMKIVSLAPEVI; encoded by the coding sequence GTGCTTCAGCAGGAATCACGACTCAAGGTGGCCGATAACACCGGCGCCAAGGAGTTGCTCACTATCCGTGTCCTCGGGGGATCGAAGCGCCGCTACGCAGGCGTTGGAGACACCATTGTTGCAACCGTTAAGGACGCAATCCCCGGTGGAAACGTGAAGAAGGGCGATGTCGTCAAGGCAGTCGTCGTTCGTACTCGCAAGTCGACCCGTCGCGCTGACGGTTCGTACATCAGTTTCGACGAGAATGCCGCCGTTATTCTGAAGGCAGACGGGGAGCCTCGCGGCACCCGTATCTTCGGTCCGGTTGGCCGTGAGCTTCGCGACAAGAAGTTCATGAAGATCGTCTCGCTCGCACCGGAGGTGATCTAG
- the rpsQ gene encoding 30S ribosomal protein S17, with amino-acid sequence MAEVEKEQRGYRKARRGYVVSDKMEKTIVVEVEDRVKHPLYGKVLRRSTKVKAHDELNTAGIGDLVLIHETRPLSASKRWRLVEILEKAK; translated from the coding sequence ATGGCTGAGGTCGAGAAGGAACAGCGCGGCTACCGTAAGGCTCGCCGTGGCTATGTTGTCAGCGACAAGATGGAAAAGACCATCGTTGTCGAGGTTGAGGACCGCGTGAAGCACCCGCTTTACGGAAAGGTTCTTCGACGCTCAACGAAGGTGAAGGCTCATGATGAGCTGAACACCGCGGGTATCGGCGATCTCGTGCTCATCCACGAGACTCGTCCGCTGAGTGCTTCGAAGCGCTGGCGTCTCGTTGAGATCCTCGAGAAGGCTAAGTAA
- the rpmC gene encoding 50S ribosomal protein L29, protein MAIGTKELAITELDSFENERLAEELKKAKAELFNLRFQSATGQLENHGRVRQVKRDIARIYTVLRERELGIRITPVAAPAKKASGKKSTTKKSEQADAAAETKEA, encoded by the coding sequence ATGGCGATCGGTACCAAGGAACTGGCCATCACCGAGCTCGACAGCTTTGAGAACGAGCGTCTCGCTGAAGAACTCAAGAAGGCAAAGGCCGAGCTCTTCAACCTGCGTTTTCAGTCGGCCACTGGCCAGCTCGAAAACCACGGGCGTGTACGCCAGGTGAAGCGCGATATTGCACGCATTTACACAGTTCTTCGCGAGCGTGAGCTCGGCATTCGGATCACTCCGGTTGCGGCTCCAGCGAAGAAGGCTTCCGGAAAGAAGTCCACCACCAAGAAGTCCGAGCAGGCGGATGCCGCCGCTGAAACGAAGGAGGCCTAA
- the rplP gene encoding 50S ribosomal protein L16 → MLIPRRVKYRKQHHPSRSGQSKGGNKVAFGDFGIQALTPAYVTNRQIESARIAMTRHIKRGGKVWINIYPDRPLTKKPAETRMGSGKGSPEWWVANVKPGRVLFEVAGVEEQLAREAMTRAIHKLPLKARIIKREEGDA, encoded by the coding sequence ATGCTTATTCCCCGTCGAGTCAAGTACCGCAAGCAGCACCACCCGAGCCGCAGCGGTCAGTCGAAGGGCGGCAACAAGGTCGCATTCGGTGATTTCGGTATTCAGGCGCTTACCCCCGCTTACGTGACGAACCGTCAGATCGAGTCCGCTCGTATCGCGATGACCCGTCACATCAAGCGCGGTGGCAAGGTGTGGATCAACATTTACCCAGACCGTCCGCTCACAAAGAAGCCTGCTGAAACCCGCATGGGTTCAGGTAAGGGTTCGCCTGAGTGGTGGGTCGCCAATGTCAAGCCGGGCCGCGTCCTCTTCGAGGTCGCCGGTGTCGAAGAGCAGCTCGCACGCGAGGCTATGACCCGCGCGATCCACAAGCTGCCCCTCAAGGCCCGCATTATCAAGCGTGAGGAGGGCGACGCGTAA
- the rpsC gene encoding 30S ribosomal protein S3 has translation MGQKIHPYGFRLGITTDHVSRWFSDSTKKGQRYADYLAEDIKIRQHLTESLDRAGVSRVEIERTRDRVRVDIHTARPGIVIGRRGAEAERIRADLEKLTGKQIQLNILEVKNPEADAQLVAQGIAEQLAARVAFRRAMRKGLQGAQRAGAKGVRIQVSGRLGGAEMSRSEFYREGRVPLHTLRANIDYGFYEAKTTFGRIGVKVWIYKGDLTNKELAREQAAQKPSRERGDRRRAPRGAQAEAAPAAAGAEK, from the coding sequence ATGGGCCAGAAGATTCATCCCTACGGCTTCCGCCTCGGGATCACCACCGACCATGTGTCGCGCTGGTTCTCGGACTCGACGAAGAAGGGCCAGCGTTACGCTGACTATCTCGCCGAGGACATCAAGATCCGTCAGCACCTCACCGAGTCGCTCGACCGCGCTGGCGTTTCCCGCGTAGAGATCGAGCGCACCCGTGACCGTGTTCGCGTCGACATTCACACCGCCCGTCCGGGTATTGTGATTGGCCGCCGCGGAGCAGAGGCTGAGCGCATTCGCGCTGACCTCGAGAAGCTCACCGGTAAGCAGATCCAGCTCAACATCCTCGAGGTGAAGAACCCTGAGGCTGACGCTCAGCTCGTTGCACAGGGCATTGCAGAGCAGCTTGCTGCTCGTGTTGCATTCCGTCGCGCAATGCGTAAGGGCCTCCAGGGTGCTCAGCGCGCTGGTGCCAAGGGCGTTCGTATCCAGGTCTCAGGCCGCCTCGGCGGTGCCGAGATGAGCCGTTCGGAGTTCTACCGCGAAGGGCGTGTGCCACTGCACACCCTGCGCGCAAACATCGATTACGGTTTCTACGAGGCAAAGACCACCTTCGGCCGCATCGGCGTGAAGGTTTGGATCTACAAGGGCGACCTCACGAATAAGGAACTCGCACGTGAGCAGGCGGCTCAGAAGCCGTCGCGCGAACGTGGCGATCGCCGCCGTGCACCCCGTGGTGCACAGGCCGAGGCTGCACCTGCTGCAGCAGGAGCGGAGAAGTAA
- the rplV gene encoding 50S ribosomal protein L22, whose protein sequence is MVESIARVRHIRITPQKARRVVDLVRGKNVQEALAILKFAPQAAAEPVFKLVASAIANARVKADKENLRLNEDELVIARAFVDEGATLKRFRPRAQGRAFRINKRTSHITVVLQTADELAAAKKGA, encoded by the coding sequence ATGGTGGAGTCGATCGCCCGCGTGCGTCATATCCGCATCACCCCCCAGAAGGCCCGTCGCGTCGTAGACCTCGTTCGCGGAAAGAACGTACAGGAAGCACTTGCCATCCTGAAGTTCGCACCGCAGGCAGCTGCAGAGCCCGTATTCAAGCTCGTCGCTTCGGCGATCGCGAATGCGCGTGTAAAGGCTGACAAAGAGAATCTGCGTCTCAACGAAGACGAGCTCGTCATCGCCCGTGCCTTTGTCGACGAGGGTGCAACGCTCAAGCGTTTCCGCCCCCGCGCTCAGGGCCGTGCGTTCCGTATCAACAAGCGGACCAGCCACATCACGGTCGTTCTTCAGACCGCTGATGAGCTTGCAGCCGCCAAGAAGGGAGCCTAG
- the rpsS gene encoding 30S ribosomal protein S19, producing MPRSLKKGPFVDNHLLGKVVAQNEAGSKNVIKTWSRRSMIIPAMLGHTIAVHDGRKHIPVFVTETMVGHKLGEFAPTRTFRGHVKDDKKGRRR from the coding sequence ATGCCACGTAGTCTCAAGAAGGGCCCCTTCGTCGACAACCACCTGCTTGGCAAGGTTGTTGCACAGAACGAAGCTGGTTCAAAGAACGTGATCAAGACTTGGTCACGCCGTTCGATGATCATCCCAGCGATGCTGGGCCACACCATCGCAGTTCACGATGGTCGCAAGCACATCCCCGTATTCGTCACGGAGACCATGGTCGGTCACAAGCTCGGTGAATTTGCACCGACTCGTACCTTCCGCGGTCACGTGAAGGACGACAAGAAGGGCCGTCGCCGCTAA
- the rplB gene encoding 50S ribosomal protein L2: MAIRKYKPTTPGRRGSSVADFAEITRSTPEKSLLRPLPKTGGRNNQGRITTRHIGGGHKRQYRVIDFRRNDKDGVNAKVAHIEYDPNRTARIALLHFVDGTKRYILAPNKLNQGDVVESGPNADIKPGNNLPLRNIPTGTVVHAIELKPGGGAKMARSAGASVRLVAKDGPYAQLRLPSGEIRNVDARCRATIGEVGNAEQSNISWGKAGRLRWKGVRPTVRGVVMNPVDHPHGGGEGRTSGGRHPVSPWGQKEGRTRHPNKESDKLIVRRRPSGNKKR, translated from the coding sequence ATGGCTATTCGCAAGTACAAGCCGACGACCCCGGGTCGTCGCGGATCGAGCGTTGCTGATTTCGCTGAAATCACCCGTTCGACCCCTGAGAAGTCGCTGCTCCGCCCGCTCCCTAAGACGGGTGGCCGCAACAACCAGGGCCGCATCACCACTCGCCACATCGGCGGTGGCCACAAGCGCCAGTACCGCGTCATCGACTTCCGTCGCAATGACAAAGACGGCGTGAACGCCAAGGTTGCTCACATCGAGTACGATCCGAACCGCACCGCGCGCATTGCGCTGCTGCACTTCGTTGACGGCACCAAGCGTTACATCCTGGCTCCGAACAAGCTGAACCAGGGCGACGTTGTTGAGTCGGGTCCGAATGCTGACATCAAGCCAGGCAACAACCTTCCGCTGCGCAACATTCCTACGGGTACCGTTGTGCACGCGATCGAGCTCAAGCCCGGTGGCGGCGCCAAAATGGCACGCTCCGCAGGCGCGTCAGTTCGTCTCGTCGCGAAGGACGGCCCCTACGCTCAGCTGCGTCTCCCCTCGGGTGAGATCCGCAACGTCGATGCGCGCTGCCGCGCGACCATCGGCGAAGTGGGTAACGCTGAGCAGTCGAACATCAGCTGGGGCAAGGCCGGTCGTTTGCGCTGGAAGGGCGTTCGCCCGACCGTTCGTGGCGTTGTCATGAACCCAGTGGATCACCCACACGGTGGTGGCGAAGGCCGCACCTCGGGTGGTCGTCACCCGGTCAGCCCGTGGGGTCAGAAAGAAGGCCGCACGCGTCATCCGAATAAGGAAAGCGACAAGCTCATCGTTCGTCGTCGTCCATCCGGAAACAAGAAGCGCTAG
- the rplW gene encoding 50S ribosomal protein L23: MSLNKSAHDVIIRPIVSEKSYGLIDANGQYTFEVAPTASKTEIKLAIEQVFGVKVSKINTLSRKGKTRRTKFGTGKRKDTKRAIVKLKSGSIDIFTAAL; this comes from the coding sequence GTGAGCTTGAACAAGTCTGCACACGACGTCATCATCCGCCCGATCGTCTCTGAGAAGAGCTACGGTCTCATCGACGCAAATGGTCAGTACACCTTTGAGGTAGCACCGACCGCTTCGAAGACCGAGATCAAGCTCGCTATCGAGCAGGTATTCGGTGTGAAGGTCTCAAAGATCAACACGCTGAGCCGCAAGGGCAAGACCCGCCGCACGAAGTTTGGCACAGGCAAGCGCAAGGACACCAAGCGCGCCATCGTCAAGCTGAAGTCGGGCTCCATCGACATCTTCACGGCTGCGCTGTAG
- the rplD gene encoding 50S ribosomal protein L4, which produces MATATKLEVFDAQGKKAGSVDLPEALFGVETNIPLIHQVVTAQLAAARQGTHKTKTRGERSGSGVKPFKQKGTGRARQGSVRMPQHRGGGIVHGPVPRDYSQRTPKKMIAAALSGVLSDRARANRLHVVEGFGIGEKPSTKTARDFLASVAPGNRVVVVVDRDDETTVLSVRNLQNVHVLFHDQLNAYDVVVSDDLVFTKAAFDAFVAGRAAKEDTK; this is translated from the coding sequence ATGGCTACTGCTACCAAGCTCGAAGTTTTCGATGCACAGGGCAAGAAGGCTGGGTCGGTTGACCTTCCTGAAGCGCTCTTCGGCGTCGAGACCAATATTCCGCTGATCCACCAGGTGGTCACCGCACAGCTTGCTGCTGCGCGTCAGGGCACCCACAAGACCAAGACCCGTGGCGAGCGCTCAGGTTCGGGCGTAAAGCCGTTCAAGCAGAAGGGCACTGGCCGCGCGCGTCAGGGCTCGGTTCGCATGCCGCAGCACCGCGGTGGCGGCATTGTTCACGGGCCGGTGCCACGCGATTACTCGCAGCGCACCCCCAAGAAGATGATTGCTGCTGCTCTCAGTGGCGTACTCTCGGACCGCGCTCGCGCGAACCGTTTGCACGTTGTTGAAGGCTTCGGCATCGGTGAAAAGCCTTCGACAAAGACTGCTCGCGATTTCCTCGCGTCTGTCGCTCCAGGCAATCGCGTAGTTGTGGTCGTTGACCGCGACGACGAGACCACCGTGCTCAGCGTTCGTAATCTTCAGAACGTTCACGTGCTGTTCCACGATCAGCTCAATGCATACGACGTGGTTGTCAGCGACGATCTCGTCTTCACCAAGGCGGCCTTCGACGCGTTCGTCGCCGGTCGCGCCGCTAAGGAGGACACGAAGTGA
- the rplC gene encoding 50S ribosomal protein L3 gives MTAVRNVKGLLGTKLGMTQVWDENGNVVPVTVIEVAPNVVTQIRTPEVDGYSAVQIAAGAIDPRKVNKPSAGHFEKAGVTPRRHLTEVRTADAAEYTLGQELTLEGTFEAGQKIDVVGTSKGKGFAGTMKRHNFKGVSASHGAHRNHRKPGSIGGAATPGRVFRGQRMAGRMGGDRVTVQNLVVQAVDAEKGLILVKGAVPGARGRLVFVRNAVKGA, from the coding sequence ATGACTGCAGTACGCAATGTAAAGGGTCTCCTGGGCACCAAGCTCGGTATGACGCAGGTTTGGGATGAGAACGGCAACGTCGTTCCCGTCACTGTCATTGAGGTAGCTCCGAACGTGGTTACCCAGATCCGCACCCCCGAGGTCGACGGCTACAGCGCCGTGCAGATCGCAGCGGGCGCGATTGATCCGCGCAAGGTGAACAAGCCTTCCGCTGGCCACTTCGAGAAGGCAGGGGTCACCCCTCGCCGTCACCTCACTGAGGTTCGCACCGCAGATGCTGCTGAGTACACACTCGGCCAGGAGCTCACGCTTGAGGGCACCTTCGAAGCCGGTCAGAAGATCGACGTCGTCGGAACCTCGAAGGGTAAGGGCTTCGCCGGTACCATGAAGCGCCACAACTTCAAGGGCGTTTCAGCATCGCACGGTGCTCACCGTAACCACCGCAAGCCCGGCTCGATTGGTGGCGCAGCTACCCCGGGTCGCGTATTCCGTGGCCAGCGTATGGCTGGTCGCATGGGCGGCGATCGCGTTACCGTGCAGAACCTCGTTGTGCAGGCCGTCGACGCAGAGAAGGGTCTCATCCTTGTTAAGGGTGCAGTTCCCGGAGCTCGCGGTCGTCTCGTATTCGTTCGCAACGCAGTGAAGGGGGCGTAG
- the rpsJ gene encoding 30S ribosomal protein S10 — protein sequence MAGQKIRIRLKSYDHEVIDNSARKIVDTVTRAGATVIGPVPLPTEKNVIAVIRSPHKYKDSREHFEKRTHKRLIDIVDPTPKAVDSLMRLDLPADVNIEIKL from the coding sequence ATGGCGGGACAGAAAATCCGCATCCGACTGAAGTCGTATGACCACGAGGTCATTGACAACTCGGCACGCAAGATCGTCGACACGGTCACCCGCGCGGGTGCAACCGTTATCGGCCCAGTGCCGCTCCCCACGGAGAAGAACGTGATCGCAGTGATCCGTTCACCACACAAGTACAAGGACAGCCGCGAGCACTTTGAAAAGCGCACGCACAAGCGTCTCATCGACATTGTCGATCCCACCCCGAAGGCCGTTGACTCGCTCATGCGCCTCGACCTTCCTGCCGATGTCAACATCGAGATCAAGCTGTAA
- a CDS encoding FdhF/YdeP family oxidoreductase, with amino-acid sequence MSEIHGRVVKLHDINEDDIEVSQPKTSAAGLKAVGVAFERGLQQGGVSRTVRSMFRINQPDGVDCPGCAWPESITGDRKKVEFCENGAKALAEENTLRIATPDWWAAHPISELEQKTEYWLGQSGRITHPMIIREGDTHYSPIPWDEAFTIIGEHVRATTADRCTFYTSGRTPNETAFMYQLLARSLGTNNLPDCSNMCHESSGVALNPTIGIGKGTVSLEDLEQAELIFVVGQNPGTNHPRMLGSLVECRKNGGKVVAVNPLPEAGLLRFKDPQTPKGLIGDGERTSDEFLQIKVGGDQALFQALGHLLLQKEAEAPGSVVDRDFVASSTEGFEAYAAARANLDWDEIHNATGLERKEIEHIADLLAASKATIFCWALGITQQPHSVDTIKEIVNLLLLQGNFGKPGAGACPVRGHSNVQGDRTFGIWEKPTEDLLTRIDTEFGITSPRHHGYDSTEAMEAMHRGDVDVFVSLGGNLALANSDTEFMEAGLKNTGLTVHISTKPNRSHVVHGKTSIILPTLGRTDIDDKHPGGAQFLSVENSMSVVSRTQGRLKPVSDHLLAEPVIIARMAHSIFGPEHTVDWKAMADDYDVIRDHCSRVIPGTEDFNARVRAEFGFVLPNPPRDRRSFANLQGRAQFSVRDLEYLTPPAGHLVLQTLRSHDQYNTTFYGLDDRYRGIKNGRRVILIHPEDLRETGFADGDVVDVVSVFRGEERRADKFRLVAYPTARGCVAAYYPEANPLVHRELVARESNTPGFKAVMVRFEASSQ; translated from the coding sequence GTGTCAGAGATACACGGGCGCGTCGTGAAACTTCACGATATCAACGAGGACGACATTGAGGTGTCACAGCCGAAGACGTCCGCAGCGGGTCTCAAAGCGGTTGGCGTTGCGTTTGAGCGCGGCCTGCAACAGGGCGGTGTGAGCCGCACTGTGCGATCGATGTTCCGAATTAACCAGCCCGATGGCGTTGATTGCCCGGGCTGCGCATGGCCAGAGTCGATCACCGGCGACCGCAAGAAAGTGGAGTTCTGCGAGAACGGTGCGAAGGCTCTCGCAGAAGAAAACACGCTGCGAATTGCGACACCAGACTGGTGGGCCGCCCACCCAATCTCAGAACTTGAGCAGAAGACCGAGTACTGGCTCGGACAGTCAGGGCGCATCACCCACCCCATGATTATTCGAGAGGGTGACACTCACTACTCCCCTATCCCCTGGGATGAAGCTTTCACAATCATTGGCGAGCATGTGCGCGCTACGACTGCGGATCGCTGCACGTTCTATACCTCGGGCCGCACCCCGAATGAGACCGCGTTCATGTACCAGCTCCTCGCGCGCTCGCTCGGTACGAACAACCTCCCCGACTGTTCCAACATGTGCCATGAGTCCTCGGGCGTCGCACTGAATCCCACGATCGGTATCGGCAAGGGAACCGTGTCGCTTGAAGACCTTGAGCAAGCGGAGCTCATCTTCGTCGTTGGCCAGAACCCCGGCACCAATCACCCGCGCATGCTTGGTTCGCTCGTCGAGTGCCGCAAGAACGGCGGCAAGGTCGTTGCGGTGAACCCTCTCCCAGAGGCAGGCCTGCTCCGTTTCAAGGATCCACAGACGCCAAAGGGACTTATCGGTGACGGCGAGCGCACGAGCGACGAGTTTCTTCAGATCAAGGTCGGTGGCGACCAGGCACTGTTTCAGGCGCTCGGGCACTTGCTATTGCAAAAAGAGGCAGAGGCTCCAGGTTCGGTGGTGGATCGCGACTTCGTCGCATCTTCCACGGAGGGCTTTGAAGCTTACGCCGCCGCTCGGGCGAACCTTGATTGGGATGAGATCCACAACGCGACGGGACTCGAGCGCAAGGAAATCGAGCACATTGCGGATCTGCTCGCCGCCTCAAAAGCAACCATTTTCTGTTGGGCCCTCGGAATTACTCAGCAACCCCACTCGGTGGACACCATCAAGGAGATCGTGAATCTTCTGCTATTGCAGGGCAACTTCGGAAAGCCCGGCGCTGGAGCATGCCCGGTGCGAGGTCACTCAAACGTGCAGGGAGACCGCACGTTCGGCATCTGGGAGAAGCCGACCGAAGACTTGCTCACGCGGATCGATACCGAGTTCGGAATCACCTCGCCGCGGCACCACGGCTACGATTCGACCGAGGCAATGGAGGCCATGCATCGCGGCGACGTCGACGTATTTGTCTCGCTCGGGGGCAACCTTGCACTCGCGAACTCCGATACCGAGTTTATGGAGGCGGGGCTCAAGAACACCGGCCTCACTGTGCACATTTCGACGAAGCCAAACCGGTCGCACGTCGTCCACGGCAAGACGTCGATCATCCTTCCGACGCTCGGACGAACCGACATCGATGACAAGCACCCGGGCGGCGCACAATTTCTCTCGGTCGAGAATTCAATGTCGGTAGTGAGCCGCACACAGGGGCGCCTAAAGCCTGTATCCGATCATTTGCTCGCCGAACCCGTAATCATCGCCCGCATGGCACACTCCATTTTTGGGCCGGAGCACACCGTCGACTGGAAGGCGATGGCCGATGACTACGACGTGATCCGCGATCACTGCTCGCGCGTGATTCCGGGCACAGAAGACTTCAATGCCCGCGTGCGCGCCGAGTTCGGATTCGTGCTGCCGAATCCCCCTCGCGACCGCCGGAGTTTCGCAAATCTTCAGGGTAGGGCCCAATTCTCGGTTCGCGACCTCGAATACCTCACCCCGCCTGCCGGACACCTGGTGCTGCAAACTCTTCGTTCGCACGATCAATACAACACCACGTTCTATGGGCTCGACGACCGGTACCGCGGCATCAAGAATGGCCGCAGGGTGATCCTCATTCATCCTGAGGATTTGCGCGAAACCGGGTTTGCCGACGGAGACGTCGTCGATGTCGTTTCAGTGTTTCGGGGCGAGGAGCGTCGCGCAGATAAGTTTCGTCTCGTCGCGTACCCAACAGCCCGCGGGTGCGTTGCAGCGTACTACCCCGAAGCAAACCCACTGGTGCACCGCGAGCTTGTGGCCCGCGAGTCCAACACCCCGGGTTTCAAGGCGGTTATGGTTCGGTTTGAAGCGTCGAGTCAATAA
- the fdhD gene encoding formate dehydrogenase accessory sulfurtransferase FdhD, producing MSRITSRQRITRIVVGERRTQRADFVAGEEPLEIRVGGSPLAVTMRTPGHDVELAAGFLVSEGVIGAPGELASAIHCASTNDGEANTYNVLDLTLAPGVTPPDPSLERNFYTTSSCGVCGKASIDAVRTTSRFEVHEDPLVIEASVLATLPETLRAGQAVFDRTGGLHAAALFDAVTGEMLVLREDVGRHNAVDKVIGWALEHGELPAKGRVLMVSGRASFELTQKALMAGVPMLAAVSAPSSLAVQLAREAGLTLVGFLRHPSMTVYSRDDRIIDSTLQTEP from the coding sequence ATGTCCCGAATAACCTCGCGTCAGCGCATCACGCGCATTGTGGTCGGCGAGCGACGCACCCAGCGGGCAGATTTCGTCGCGGGTGAAGAGCCACTCGAGATTCGAGTGGGTGGATCGCCGCTCGCGGTGACCATGCGCACACCAGGGCACGACGTTGAGTTGGCGGCGGGATTCTTGGTGTCGGAAGGCGTGATTGGGGCGCCTGGGGAGTTAGCCTCTGCGATCCACTGTGCGAGTACGAACGACGGCGAAGCGAACACCTACAATGTGCTCGATCTCACGCTCGCGCCGGGAGTGACACCGCCCGACCCGAGTCTCGAGCGAAACTTCTATACGACGAGTTCGTGTGGCGTGTGCGGAAAAGCGAGTATTGACGCGGTTCGCACGACCTCGCGATTTGAGGTGCATGAGGATCCGCTCGTGATTGAAGCGAGTGTGCTCGCAACGCTTCCTGAGACGCTGCGCGCCGGGCAGGCCGTGTTTGATCGCACTGGTGGATTGCATGCGGCCGCGCTCTTCGACGCAGTCACGGGGGAGATGCTCGTGCTGCGCGAGGATGTGGGGCGTCACAATGCGGTCGACAAGGTTATCGGGTGGGCGCTCGAACACGGCGAACTCCCAGCCAAAGGTCGAGTGTTGATGGTGTCGGGGAGAGCGAGTTTTGAACTTACGCAAAAGGCCTTGATGGCCGGGGTTCCGATGCTTGCTGCGGTATCGGCGCCGTCGTCACTTGCGGTTCAACTCGCGCGCGAAGCCGGGCTCACACTCGTCGGATTTTTACGCCACCCCTCAATGACCGTCTACAGTCGTGACGATCGAATTATTGACTCGACGCTTCAAACCGAACCATAA